In one Gemmatimonadota bacterium genomic region, the following are encoded:
- a CDS encoding heme exporter protein CcmB, translating into MPPSTSVAPVHRRAPGFVGSTLAIARKDTLIELRSRSVILSALAFAVLAITIFFFAWDPTAVASIDLAPGVLWVIFTFSGLLGLHRSFGVEQPTRAMDALLAAPVDREAIYLGKLIANLAFVIVVQAISLPAVALLYNVPIGGYVWPLIGVVLLASVGLVAVGTLFSSMAVSTRLAELLLPLLALPFFVPVILPAAQATARLMNGRAVSEVSGYLSILAAFDVVFLVVCTLLYPYTLEQ; encoded by the coding sequence ATGCCGCCTAGTACGAGCGTGGCGCCGGTCCATCGTCGCGCACCGGGGTTTGTTGGATCGACCCTGGCCATCGCGCGCAAGGACACTCTCATCGAGCTGCGATCGCGCAGCGTGATTCTCTCCGCGCTGGCATTTGCGGTTCTCGCGATCACGATATTCTTTTTCGCCTGGGATCCCACGGCTGTCGCGTCGATCGATCTTGCGCCAGGCGTGCTCTGGGTGATCTTCACCTTTTCCGGGCTGCTGGGGCTGCACCGTTCATTCGGCGTGGAGCAGCCGACCCGGGCGATGGACGCCTTGTTGGCGGCGCCGGTGGATCGCGAAGCGATCTACCTGGGGAAGCTGATCGCGAATCTCGCGTTTGTCATTGTGGTTCAGGCCATTTCGCTGCCTGCGGTTGCGCTACTATATAATGTGCCGATCGGCGGCTACGTGTGGCCGCTGATCGGAGTGGTGCTGTTGGCATCCGTGGGTCTGGTGGCGGTGGGGACGCTGTTTTCCTCCATGGCGGTCAGTACCCGGCTCGCCGAGCTGCTCCTGCCACTGCTGGCGCTTCCGTTTTTCGTTCCTGTGATTCTTCCCGCCGCGCAGGCCACCGCGCGGCTCATGAACGGGCGCGCGGTGTCGGAAGTGTCGGGTTACCTGTCGATCCTGGCTGCATTCGACGTCGTGTTTCTGGTTGTCTGTACACTGCTATATCCATATACGTTGGAACAATGA